In one Lolium rigidum isolate FL_2022 chromosome 3, APGP_CSIRO_Lrig_0.1, whole genome shotgun sequence genomic region, the following are encoded:
- the LOC124700919 gene encoding uncharacterized protein LOC124700919 produces the protein MLRHTKHMPPAERNFNQHIGPLPAFSVLELYLLNGEHVFGAAVLNLLEIRSTIRRLKVVIRHHADEESCPPECACDLPRNWRSQSVSLVALEQVEINGFNGNDHEIDFLKLLFRCATQMKTMTVQLSTNILGSNREWAEIYNIFKENPSVECFVTVAASSKQLLF, from the exons AAGCATATGCCGCCCGCGGAGCGAAACTTTAATCAACATATAGGACCACTCCCCGCCTTTTCTGTTCTGGAGCTATATTTACTCAACGGAGAACATGTTTTTGGAGCAGCAGTGTTGAACCTACTTGAAATTCGTTCCACTATAAGAAGGCTTAAGGTGGTCATTCGACATCATGCG GACGAAGAATCATGTCCACCAGAATGTGCTTGTGATCTACCACGAAACTGGAGAAGTCAGAGCGTCTCCTTGGTGGCTCTTGAACAAGTGGAAATAAAtggtttcaatggaaatgaccacGAAATTGATTTCTTGAAACTTCTGTTCCGATGCGCAACTCAGATGAAGACAATGACGGTGCAACTTTCCACCAATATTTTGGGAAGTAACAGAGAATGGGCGGAAATATACAACATCTTTAAGGAAAATCCTTCTGTCGAATGTTTTGTTACTGTagcagcaagcagcaagcagcTTCTGTTCTAG
- the LOC124696931 gene encoding probable polygalacturonase At1g80170 has translation MQSPGAPDGRWAEEKQLLGAPGRGIVAEKEWLRRSWRERNGGSSITACIFPTLTRFQNEHDSVLKLSRIFFVLLLLLVFTAVQSAAGRQGKRYSVMDFHAAGDGSTDDAKAFAATWNATCRDTSSPTMVIPGGRTFLLSQIRLNGPCKSPVTVQLDGNIVAPNAIWTTTAANLLTFYRVNNLTVNGSGQMDGNGAIWWTCFNKKKCRVRPILLAFASCNNLSVKNIHLKDSPDKHMTLFRCSQVQVNNVSVRAPGKSPNTDGITMSLSDHVYISNCSFKTGDDCVSILSGTSDVNITNSACGPGHGISVGSLGGNNTTALVERITVSNCSFSKTMTGVRIKSWQGGSGKANGFLFENLNMTDVQYPIDIDQFYCPPGNCPPQDSAVAISDARFINIHGTSSNPKAIRILCSQSVQCRGIYLDNINLSCSRHTARTRATISNAYGTIEGTVKPHVQFLGA, from the exons ATGCAGAGCCCAGGAGCACCTGATGGTAGATGGGCGGAGGAGAAGCAGCTCTTAGGTGCTCCTGGGCGAGGGATCGTGGCCGAGAAGGAGTGGTTGAGGAGATCGTGGCGAGaacggaacggagggagtagtattactGCCTGTATATTTCCAACTTTAACTCGTTTCCAAAACGAGCACGATTCCGTTCTGAAATTGTCG AGGATCTTcttcgtgctgctgctgctgctcgtgtTCACGGCCGTTCAATCTGCAGCAGGTCGGCAAGGAAAAAGATACAGCGTCATGGATTTCCATGCTGCCGGGGATGGCAGCACCGATGATGCAAAG GCGTTCGCGGCGACATGGAACGCAACTTGCCGTGACACCAGCTCGCCGACCATGGTCATCCCTGGAGGAAGGACGTTCTTGTTAAGCCAGATCAGGTTGAATGGACCCTGCAAGTCGCCTGTCACCGTGCAG CTGGACGGGAACATCGTGGCGCCAAACGCCAtctggacgacgacagcagcgaaccTCCTTACCTTCTACCGCGTCAACAACCTGACGGTGAACGGGAGTGGCCAGATGGACGGCAATGGCGCCATCTGGTGGACTTGCTTCAACAAGAAG AAATGTCGTGTCCGGCCAATT CTGCTAGCATTCGCAAGCTGCAACAACCTATCCGTGAAGAACATACACCTGAAGGACAGCCCAGACAAGCACATGACCTTGTTCCGGTGCAGCCAGGTGCAGGTGAACAACGTCTCCGTCAGGGCGCCAGGCAAAAGCCCTAACACGGACGGGATCACCATGTCCTTATCCGACCACGTTTATATCTCGAATTGCTCTTTCAAAACCG GTGACGACTGCGTGTCGATTCTATCAGGGACCAGTGATGTTAATATCACCAACAGCGCGTGTGGGCCTGGTCATGGCATCAG TGTGGGAAGCCTTGGAGGCAACAATACGACAGCACTTGTGGAAAGGATTACAGTATCCAACTGCAGCTTTTCTAAAACTATGACTGGTGTTAGGATCAAATCGTGGCAG GGTGGCAGTGGCAAAGCAAATGGTTTCCTTTTTGAGAACCTCAACATGACTGATGTCCAATATCCTATTGACATTGACCAGTTCTATTGTCCCCCGGGAAATTGTCCGCCACAG GATAGCGCTGTGGCCATATCTGACGCCAGGTTCATCAACATCCACGGGACATCCTCCAACCCCAAAGCCATCCGGATTCTGTGCAGCCAGAGTGTGCAGTGTCGCGGCATCTATCTTGACAACATTAACCTCTCCTGCTCTCGGCATACCGCCCGAACACGAGCCACTATTTCAAATGCCTACGGAACCATTGAGGGCACGGTGAAACCACATGTACAGTTCCTAGGCGCTTGA